One genomic window of Verrucomicrobiia bacterium includes the following:
- a CDS encoding O-antigen ligase family protein, whose translation MKLLGISTDDLQNPPMARAFITRLTTLLVGIGIAVIIGYWLGNGQTFYLTCSVGVLVVVLVAFGMQRKAWILIPLTYLMTGVLGKLPLRLTPRDLGVLLAATSYVAYRVLSHENMRPKLHLLDLLVGLNVIYLAFNLVKNPIGFLIFGSQSIGGRPVVNICIALLAYWVIIRLPNNVTSVSRIPYYVLVSATVVSGLNLLLYIVPSLTSAVSSWYSGVETHEYLAVLAGQPGIQRLKGLATFGFQLSLVLCAYYPPATLFDPRRPRFYAMLLGTVCILASGFRNFMLWEMAALAIGGWLQQRWRELVKAGFFGAMLLALLVLGQGRVYRLPETVQRSLAFLPGQWSPTVVAETEESTTSRFQLWKEVIEWGQIKDWWLGDGFGANLEDAIATYRGGHGSYKDWVILSGSFHSGPLTTIRYVGICGLVFLYLLTISAAFYSYRCVNECRGTPLFPVAIYFAIQLIWGPVHYTFVFGGYDGFMPELLFYVGCLRLLFRMSDELKQNAVAETRPAPAQSLVSAPA comes from the coding sequence ATGAAACTGCTGGGCATCTCTACCGACGACCTTCAGAACCCGCCGATGGCCAGGGCGTTTATCACACGGCTGACCACCTTGCTGGTGGGAATCGGGATCGCAGTGATTATTGGATACTGGTTGGGCAATGGACAAACATTCTACTTAACTTGCTCCGTGGGGGTATTGGTCGTCGTTCTCGTCGCCTTCGGGATGCAGCGAAAAGCCTGGATCTTGATTCCGCTGACCTATCTCATGACGGGCGTCCTCGGTAAATTGCCGCTCCGGTTGACCCCGCGGGATCTGGGTGTGCTGCTGGCGGCCACCTCATATGTGGCGTATCGGGTGCTATCACACGAGAACATGCGACCCAAGCTACATTTGTTGGATTTGTTGGTTGGGCTCAATGTCATTTACCTCGCGTTCAACCTGGTCAAGAACCCGATCGGTTTCCTCATCTTCGGATCCCAGAGCATCGGCGGCCGTCCGGTTGTGAACATCTGTATTGCGCTGCTGGCGTACTGGGTGATCATCCGCCTGCCAAACAACGTCACCTCGGTGTCGCGCATCCCCTACTACGTACTGGTATCAGCAACAGTTGTGAGCGGGTTGAATTTACTTTTGTATATCGTACCCTCCTTGACATCAGCAGTTTCGAGTTGGTACTCAGGTGTGGAAACCCATGAATATCTGGCTGTGTTGGCGGGCCAGCCTGGAATCCAGCGGCTGAAGGGATTGGCGACGTTTGGTTTCCAGTTGTCCCTCGTGTTGTGCGCGTACTACCCGCCGGCCACCCTGTTTGATCCGCGACGACCCCGGTTCTACGCAATGCTCCTCGGCACAGTCTGTATTCTGGCATCCGGGTTCCGCAATTTTATGTTGTGGGAGATGGCTGCCTTGGCAATCGGTGGTTGGCTACAGCAGCGCTGGCGGGAATTGGTGAAAGCCGGATTCTTTGGCGCGATGTTACTCGCGCTGCTGGTCTTGGGGCAGGGGCGAGTCTACCGATTGCCCGAGACGGTCCAACGGTCGCTTGCGTTCCTGCCGGGTCAATGGTCCCCAACCGTTGTTGCGGAGACGGAAGAAAGCACCACGTCGCGGTTCCAGCTTTGGAAAGAAGTGATTGAGTGGGGGCAGATCAAAGACTGGTGGCTCGGTGACGGCTTCGGCGCCAATCTCGAAGATGCCATCGCTACATATCGGGGAGGACACGGAAGCTACAAGGACTGGGTCATCCTCTCCGGCAGCTTCCATAGCGGGCCCCTTACTACGATTCGCTATGTCGGCATCTGCGGATTGGTGTTTTTGTACCTGCTTACAATCAGCGCCGCCTTCTACTCCTACCGCTGCGTCAACGAATGCCGTGGAACGCCGCTGTTTCCCGTCGCGATTTATTTTGCGATTCAATTGATCTGGGGACCGGTCCATTACACCTTCGTCTTCGGCGGCTATGACGGCTTTATGCCCGAACTGCTTTTTTACGTCGGCTGCCTGCGGTTGCTGTTCCGCATGTCGGATGAATTGAAACAAAACGCGGTTGCGGAAACGAGACCTGCTCCGGCGCAATCCCTCGTCAGCGCGCCGGCATGA
- a CDS encoding class I SAM-dependent methyltransferase codes for MKLVTTVMGWRRPHVMLTSHDIAMLEKWGRDRRSLVEIGLFEGGSALILRQVIHPEAILTLIDPFVPDSISGMRGSYWISRVVVNRCRRGRVEFIRDFSFNAVKNWNRKLDFVFIDGDHSEQGCRQDFEDWESHVSPGGVILFHDSRKGQPSVQPWMGADGSTKVVNELFRHHQHPRWRIIDEGGSIVAIQRV; via the coding sequence ATGAAGCTCGTCACCACCGTCATGGGTTGGCGCCGTCCGCATGTGATGTTGACATCCCATGACATCGCGATGCTGGAGAAGTGGGGCCGCGACCGCCGCTCGCTGGTAGAAATCGGCCTTTTCGAAGGTGGTTCGGCCCTGATTCTGCGGCAGGTGATCCACCCGGAAGCGATCCTGACACTGATCGATCCGTTCGTACCGGACAGCATCTCGGGAATGCGCGGCAGTTACTGGATCAGCCGGGTCGTCGTCAATCGTTGTCGGCGAGGGCGGGTGGAGTTCATAAGAGATTTCAGCTTTAACGCGGTCAAGAACTGGAATCGGAAGTTGGATTTTGTCTTTATCGATGGTGATCACTCTGAGCAAGGCTGCCGGCAGGACTTTGAGGATTGGGAATCGCACGTGTCCCCGGGCGGCGTGATCCTGTTCCATGATTCGCGCAAGGGTCAGCCGTCCGTGCAGCCCTGGATGGGTGCCGATGGCTCGACCAAAGTCGTGAACGAATTATTCCGCCACCACCAGCATCCGCGCTGGCGGATTATCGACGAGGGCGGCTCCATTGTCGCGATTCAACGGGTGTAA
- a CDS encoding acyltransferase — protein sequence MSGKPRLDDVDSAKGLAIVLVVFGHLVAWQGGNFPKGFAWYMVVDQALYRFHMSFFMFLSGFVFFYAYNPIRTLRDYRGYAVRKFWRFVPAYLLFGGLMIVGKVIGQRFLHVQSPPESFWRGLEEILIRPMASHAASLWYIYALLVFQLLAPVALRLSRDRLEPLLGVALVLHFVGGPTLFCLDRVTEHAFVFVAAGYAAARSSAWMAFVDRFFSFTLTTFIAVLVASVYWSMPSYPIALLSIPALHGLCRVPRWRSSSWLLLCGKYTFVIYLMNTMVIGIEKGLLEKLHLWTGPLFVFSGPLLLASGVFVPILLKIYVFPKIPRLDRITS from the coding sequence ATGAGTGGTAAACCAAGGTTGGACGACGTTGATAGCGCCAAAGGATTGGCGATTGTGCTCGTCGTGTTCGGACATCTCGTGGCCTGGCAGGGGGGGAACTTTCCGAAAGGCTTTGCCTGGTACATGGTGGTTGACCAAGCCCTCTACCGGTTCCACATGTCGTTTTTCATGTTCCTCAGTGGATTCGTTTTCTTCTATGCCTACAACCCGATTCGTACATTGCGAGACTATCGTGGTTATGCGGTGCGCAAGTTTTGGCGCTTTGTGCCAGCGTACCTGTTGTTCGGCGGGTTAATGATCGTGGGCAAGGTGATCGGACAACGTTTCCTGCATGTGCAGTCGCCCCCGGAGAGTTTCTGGCGGGGTCTTGAGGAGATCCTGATCCGGCCAATGGCCAGCCACGCCGCCAGCCTCTGGTACATTTACGCCTTGCTCGTATTCCAATTGCTCGCGCCGGTTGCACTGCGGCTCAGCAGGGACAGGTTGGAGCCGCTTCTGGGAGTGGCGCTGGTGCTCCATTTCGTAGGAGGCCCTACCCTGTTTTGTCTGGATCGGGTCACCGAACATGCTTTCGTGTTTGTGGCGGCCGGGTACGCGGCCGCCCGTTCGTCGGCATGGATGGCATTCGTGGACAGGTTTTTCAGCTTCACTCTTACCACTTTCATCGCAGTCCTGGTCGCATCTGTATACTGGAGCATGCCGAGCTACCCGATTGCGTTGTTGTCCATTCCGGCCTTGCACGGGTTGTGCCGCGTCCCCCGTTGGCGTTCGTCATCCTGGCTGTTGCTCTGCGGTAAATACACCTTTGTAATCTACCTCATGAACACGATGGTTATTGGCATTGAGAAGGGGCTACTTGAGAAACTCCACCTATGGACTGGTCCATTATTTGTGTTCTCCGGCCCCCTCCTGCTGGCGAGCGGCGTGTTTGTGCCTATTCTGTTGAAGATCTACGTCTTTCCAAAAATCCCAAGGCTGGACCGGATTACCAGCTGA
- a CDS encoding carbamoyltransferase, whose translation MNILGISGAVHDAAAALVQDGKLVAAVEEERFKRVKHVGFAGYFGYETGLPHASIDYCLKTAGIKADDIDAVGYYYDPWQEFRSHLGFRLARAHRDPARAAYHLVQSVTLLKDHLKTEPLFNRRRKTPLKFHWLSHYATHNAAAYFCSPFQDALILSIDAKGERDSCCAAVGEGNKIRVIETIPYPHSWGMFYMEVTKYLGFKPGHDEYKVMGLASFGKPTYLEQFRQIVRTQADGSFRFDLSWFDPTFTGPDMLSRKFFDTFGPARVPNSAIESKHEDIAASLQELLEETLLAYLKALRARTGKKNVCLSGGVVLNCVLNGKILESGLFENIFIPPNPGDAGCAVGAALHIHHQLNGAPHNYVMDHAFLGPAYGDSEILAALDNSKVDYRKMDNPAKEVARLIADGKIVAWYQGRMEWGPRALGNRSLLADPTRAEMRDVVNKWVKHREDFRPFAPSVLEEKAPEYFEHITDSPFMLFITQVKDDKKAKVPAITHVDGTARPQTVSQKTNPLYWQVIKEFENITGVPCVLNTSFNIMGEPIVCTPPQAIRCFYGTGIDALAIGNYLVLKQRMS comes from the coding sequence ATGAACATCTTGGGAATTTCAGGGGCAGTGCACGACGCGGCGGCGGCGTTGGTGCAGGACGGGAAGCTGGTCGCGGCGGTCGAGGAAGAGCGTTTCAAGCGCGTGAAGCACGTCGGCTTTGCCGGCTATTTCGGCTACGAGACGGGACTGCCTCACGCAAGCATTGACTACTGCCTTAAAACCGCGGGCATCAAGGCGGACGACATCGATGCGGTCGGTTACTATTATGATCCATGGCAGGAGTTCCGCTCCCACCTCGGTTTCCGGCTCGCGCGGGCGCACCGCGACCCGGCCCGGGCTGCCTATCATCTCGTGCAATCGGTCACGTTGCTGAAAGACCATCTCAAGACCGAGCCGTTATTCAACCGCCGGCGCAAAACGCCCCTGAAGTTTCACTGGCTCAGCCACTACGCTACGCACAACGCGGCGGCGTATTTTTGTTCGCCGTTCCAGGATGCCCTGATTCTCTCGATCGACGCCAAAGGCGAGCGCGACTCGTGCTGCGCGGCTGTCGGCGAGGGGAACAAGATCCGCGTCATCGAGACGATACCCTACCCGCATTCGTGGGGCATGTTCTACATGGAAGTCACGAAGTATCTCGGCTTCAAGCCCGGCCACGACGAATACAAAGTCATGGGCCTTGCGTCTTTCGGCAAGCCGACGTACCTCGAGCAGTTCCGCCAGATTGTGCGCACACAGGCGGACGGATCATTCCGCTTTGACCTGAGCTGGTTCGACCCGACGTTCACCGGCCCGGACATGTTGAGTCGTAAGTTTTTCGACACCTTTGGCCCCGCCCGCGTGCCGAACTCAGCCATTGAGTCCAAGCATGAGGACATCGCGGCAAGCCTGCAGGAACTCCTCGAGGAAACGCTCCTGGCCTACCTCAAAGCGCTGCGAGCCCGCACCGGCAAGAAGAACGTCTGCCTGTCCGGCGGTGTCGTGCTCAATTGCGTGCTCAACGGCAAGATATTGGAAAGCGGGCTGTTCGAGAACATCTTCATCCCTCCCAATCCCGGCGATGCGGGTTGCGCCGTCGGCGCGGCATTGCACATTCACCACCAACTAAACGGCGCGCCGCACAATTACGTGATGGACCATGCGTTCCTCGGGCCGGCGTACGGCGACAGCGAGATTCTCGCGGCGCTCGACAATTCGAAGGTGGATTACCGCAAGATGGACAACCCCGCCAAGGAGGTCGCCCGGCTGATCGCCGACGGCAAAATCGTGGCGTGGTATCAGGGCCGGATGGAATGGGGACCGCGGGCGCTTGGCAACCGCAGTTTGCTTGCCGACCCGACCCGGGCCGAGATGCGCGACGTCGTCAACAAATGGGTCAAGCACCGCGAAGATTTCCGGCCGTTCGCGCCGTCGGTGCTCGAGGAGAAAGCGCCGGAGTATTTCGAGCACATTACCGACAGCCCGTTCATGCTCTTCATCACGCAGGTGAAGGACGACAAAAAGGCGAAAGTGCCGGCGATCACGCATGTGGACGGGACGGCCCGGCCGCAGACGGTCAGCCAGAAAACAAATCCGCTCTACTGGCAGGTGATCAAGGAATTCGAAAATATCACCGGCGTGCCGTGTGTGTTGAACACATCGTTTAATATCATGGGCGAGCCGATCGTCTGTACGCCACCGCAAGCGATCCGGTGTTTCTACGGCACGGGCATCGATGCACTCGCCATCGGCAACTACCTGGTGCTCAAGCAGCGTATGAGTTGA
- a CDS encoding glycosyltransferase family 4 protein, with the protein MSHTRTKILLFGYLPPPYFGPSVTYQALLKSEFTSRFDVTFIDISTARNVADVETFRVGKLFRMARIILLEIYYLLTRRFDFCSCPISVNRNAFLRDALFLAIARTFRVPTIVYAHGNNLPDFYDRSSPFMKRVIKTTCSRAVGGIVMGNRLRPNLKRWLPQERIFPATDGVQVYSPMPQPPKDRQGISVLYLGNLIREKGVLVVLESAARIRKQRRDIRFIFAGAWFKGADEEAARELVLREGLADGVEFVGRVVGEQKWQLLVAADMLVFPTFYYYETLGLVLLEAMQAGLPVVTTSRASIPDIIEEGVNGLMVAEQDPLDLAEKVLRLANDPALRQRMGAANREKFHRLYTHEHYGQRMIRVFEELAARRDR; encoded by the coding sequence ATGTCACACACGCGAACAAAGATCCTGCTGTTCGGCTATCTGCCGCCGCCCTACTTCGGGCCAAGTGTGACGTATCAGGCGCTGCTGAAATCGGAGTTCACGAGCCGGTTTGACGTGACGTTTATCGACATTTCGACCGCTCGCAATGTGGCCGATGTGGAGACTTTTCGGGTTGGTAAGCTGTTCCGAATGGCGCGGATCATACTCTTGGAGATTTATTATCTCCTGACACGTCGATTTGATTTTTGTTCCTGCCCGATTTCGGTAAACCGCAACGCTTTTCTAAGGGACGCGTTGTTTTTGGCGATTGCCCGCACGTTTCGAGTGCCGACAATTGTTTATGCGCACGGCAACAATTTACCGGATTTCTATGATCGTTCGTCCCCATTTATGAAGCGAGTCATCAAGACCACTTGTAGCCGCGCGGTCGGGGGAATCGTCATGGGTAACCGTCTTCGTCCGAATCTGAAAAGATGGCTTCCTCAAGAGAGAATTTTCCCTGCGACAGATGGCGTTCAGGTTTACTCGCCGATGCCCCAGCCCCCGAAGGATCGACAGGGGATCTCCGTGTTATATCTGGGTAATTTGATTCGCGAGAAAGGAGTCCTGGTGGTGCTGGAAAGCGCCGCCAGGATCCGGAAGCAGCGGCGTGACATCCGCTTCATTTTTGCCGGGGCCTGGTTTAAGGGTGCTGACGAGGAGGCTGCCCGTGAATTGGTGCTGCGCGAGGGCCTGGCTGACGGTGTCGAGTTTGTCGGTCGAGTCGTTGGGGAGCAGAAGTGGCAACTGCTCGTAGCGGCGGACATGCTTGTTTTCCCGACATTCTATTACTACGAGACGCTTGGCCTGGTTCTATTGGAGGCCATGCAGGCTGGGTTGCCGGTGGTGACCACGTCGCGCGCTTCCATCCCTGACATCATCGAGGAAGGAGTCAACGGGCTGATGGTGGCGGAGCAAGATCCGCTGGATTTGGCGGAAAAGGTCCTGCGGCTGGCCAATGACCCGGCGTTGCGGCAGCGCATGGGGGCCGCCAACCGCGAGAAATTTCATCGGTTGTACACACACGAGCACTATGGCCAGCGAATGATTCGAGTGTTTGAAGAACTGGCCGCCCGCCGAGATCGATAA
- a CDS encoding glycosyltransferase family 2 protein gives MVMPKVSIVTPSFNQAQYLPQTLQCIREQDYPDIEHIVIDGGSTDGTPAILRGAPRIRWVSERDHGQVDALNKGFKMCTGEILAWLNSDDTMNRNTVSVAVAALQRTGADLVYGDVEIMDEHGKVLRVSRGIPFDFRVLLCGINYIGQQSVFFRRELLERAGPLRVEFDNAFDWELWLRMAQHGKLVYAPEICAQIRVHPAAKSVARADVSLANSQRILAEYWERGGLPAILQKPPFFGATNAYYRVKRKLRTRSGAGCCGG, from the coding sequence ATGGTCATGCCCAAGGTCTCCATCGTCACGCCATCGTTCAACCAGGCCCAATACCTGCCGCAGACGCTTCAATGCATCCGTGAGCAGGATTACCCGGACATCGAGCACATTGTTATCGACGGCGGTTCGACCGACGGGACGCCGGCCATTCTGCGCGGGGCACCCCGTATTCGCTGGGTTTCGGAACGCGATCACGGACAGGTGGACGCGTTGAACAAGGGGTTCAAGATGTGCACGGGCGAGATCCTGGCGTGGCTCAATTCCGACGACACGATGAATCGGAATACCGTGAGCGTGGCCGTGGCGGCCCTGCAACGCACGGGCGCCGATTTGGTTTATGGCGACGTGGAGATCATGGACGAGCACGGCAAGGTCCTGCGGGTGTCCCGCGGCATTCCCTTCGATTTCCGCGTCCTGCTCTGCGGGATTAACTACATCGGGCAACAGTCGGTTTTCTTTCGGCGCGAGCTGCTGGAGCGGGCGGGCCCGCTTCGCGTGGAGTTCGACAACGCGTTCGACTGGGAGTTGTGGCTGCGGATGGCGCAACACGGGAAACTGGTGTACGCGCCCGAAATTTGCGCCCAAATACGGGTCCATCCCGCCGCAAAATCCGTGGCGCGAGCGGATGTCAGCCTGGCCAACAGCCAGCGGATCCTTGCCGAGTATTGGGAGCGTGGCGGTTTGCCTGCAATCTTGCAAAAGCCGCCCTTCTTTGGGGCGACAAACGCTTACTACCGGGTCAAGCGGAAGTTGCGGACGCGAAGTGGGGCTGGTTGTTGCGGCGGCTAA
- a CDS encoding FkbM family methyltransferase, translating into MFRSILVEVGDFLTLLGLMQWRYRHRLVIFVFARATKKLLNLRLLDGMVLPFRAVIAYAAIDMPSGLRFLIEIAQRHVYSNFVTSQDAGIEILYDVGANSGFLSLTRCLENRQLQAVCFEPHPKTFSILKRNIGLNALTDRVTPVNVAVDRSSGILHLNIAEGDSMAGVTRNFLGQGTPSEIAIPAVSLDEYAQQHGLWPDAIKIDVEGHEEQVLLGAKQVLGRAKLLVMEVHSEELKARCTSILKWGGYHVAENGSLLFCQRHHRG; encoded by the coding sequence ATGTTCAGGAGCATTCTAGTAGAGGTTGGGGATTTTTTGACGCTTCTGGGGCTGATGCAGTGGCGTTACCGACACCGGCTGGTGATTTTCGTCTTTGCCCGAGCTACAAAAAAACTCCTGAATCTGCGGCTTTTGGACGGGATGGTGTTGCCCTTTCGGGCTGTGATCGCGTATGCCGCTATTGACATGCCTAGCGGGCTAAGATTCCTGATAGAAATTGCCCAAAGGCACGTCTATTCAAATTTCGTGACGTCCCAGGACGCTGGAATTGAAATCTTGTATGATGTCGGGGCAAACAGCGGCTTTCTATCCCTGACTCGATGTCTTGAGAACCGACAGTTACAAGCGGTTTGCTTTGAGCCCCACCCGAAAACTTTCAGTATCCTGAAAAGAAACATCGGACTAAACGCTCTTACCGACCGAGTGACCCCCGTCAATGTTGCCGTGGATCGGTCCTCGGGAATCCTGCACTTGAATATTGCCGAAGGTGATAGCATGGCCGGCGTGACGCGCAATTTCTTGGGACAAGGTACCCCGAGCGAGATAGCGATCCCGGCCGTTTCCCTGGACGAGTATGCCCAGCAACACGGGCTCTGGCCGGACGCGATCAAAATCGATGTGGAAGGCCACGAAGAGCAAGTCCTGCTGGGGGCGAAACAAGTCTTGGGAAGGGCAAAGCTGCTTGTCATGGAGGTTCACTCAGAAGAACTCAAGGCGCGATGCACGTCTATCCTAAAATGGGGGGGGTATCATGTTGCAGAGAATGGTTCGCTGTTGTTTTGTCAAAGGCATCATCGGGGCTGA
- a CDS encoding glycosyltransferase family 4 protein gives MRIALLGDFDTFLFRGVERPLSRSYYRLSPALNLARGFAELGTRDIHYLVVTPEVDRLTVDDGPFGRLHRIPQPRGSGSATFFLWRRHLILKELAKIQPDIVHGQGTEAEYAFTAVTSPYPNIITVHGIMHRVHRVTPPPLLSLNHVPRWIEKFVVHRVSDVICLSHEVEHFFKERSSRARCHFVPNAVAPCFFDVQPQPRTEAGFALLFVGSIYPLKGVHDLIEAFAEAQKKLGTGILLRVIGQAGRDGIKYEKGLRRRAEELRVADRIQWLGVLNERDVARHLAQSDILVLPSFQETSPMAVAEAMAAGVPVIATRAGGTPELVEQNQTGLLVTPGRSDELTEALCQLLPNAALRRQFGAAGRVKALAAYAPRVVAEKTLAVYETVRQRH, from the coding sequence ATGCGCATCGCGTTGCTCGGGGATTTCGACACATTTCTTTTCCGCGGGGTGGAGCGTCCGCTCTCCCGCTCCTATTATCGCCTGAGTCCTGCGCTGAACCTTGCGCGTGGATTTGCCGAACTGGGAACCCGTGACATCCATTATCTCGTGGTGACGCCCGAGGTCGATCGATTGACCGTGGATGATGGCCCGTTCGGGAGATTGCATCGAATCCCCCAACCGCGCGGCTCCGGCAGCGCCACGTTCTTCCTGTGGCGCCGGCATTTGATCCTGAAAGAACTGGCGAAAATCCAGCCCGACATCGTCCACGGACAGGGCACGGAGGCGGAGTACGCGTTTACCGCCGTGACTTCCCCGTACCCGAACATCATCACCGTGCATGGCATCATGCACCGCGTGCATCGCGTCACGCCGCCGCCGTTGTTGTCGCTTAACCACGTGCCCCGCTGGATTGAAAAATTTGTGGTCCACCGGGTGAGTGACGTGATCTGCCTCAGCCACGAAGTGGAACATTTCTTCAAGGAACGCAGCAGCCGGGCACGCTGTCATTTCGTCCCCAATGCCGTGGCCCCCTGTTTCTTCGATGTCCAGCCGCAACCGCGCACGGAAGCTGGCTTCGCGCTTCTGTTTGTCGGGTCGATTTACCCGTTGAAAGGGGTCCACGACCTCATTGAGGCGTTCGCGGAAGCCCAGAAAAAGCTGGGGACCGGAATCCTGTTACGAGTTATCGGCCAGGCGGGTCGCGATGGCATCAAGTACGAAAAAGGGCTGCGCCGTCGCGCGGAAGAATTACGCGTCGCCGATCGCATCCAATGGCTCGGTGTGCTCAATGAAAGGGATGTCGCGCGTCACCTCGCTCAAAGTGACATACTCGTGTTGCCGTCCTTTCAGGAAACGTCACCGATGGCGGTGGCCGAAGCCATGGCTGCGGGAGTGCCGGTAATTGCCACGCGCGCCGGTGGCACTCCTGAGTTGGTCGAACAGAATCAAACCGGCCTGCTCGTCACCCCGGGTCGCAGCGATGAACTGACGGAGGCATTGTGCCAGCTGCTACCCAATGCGGCGCTCCGCCGTCAGTTCGGCGCGGCGGGTCGCGTCAAGGCGCTGGCTGCATATGCGCCACGGGTCGTTGCCGAAAAAACACTCGCGGTTTACGAAACGGTTCGTCAGAGGCACTGA
- a CDS encoding glycosyltransferase family 4 protein, whose translation MNVLVWNSWVAPPVGGMERIALEIALQLHSRKHTVVLVGAYDKAPELRVKIPADMPYYFFDLYRSRIKPHLAAGRLLGRVIRDHKIEIVSAHGSVFASHQVCRRRGIPHVWTIHGAEARPNSLLGRMKTAALARVLYDPLSHAVAVSTATAEIIHQQFPRLDAAHLHVINNGAPHEASLLKLPLPHAGPPWQLGFIGRLAERKRPLDLVEVARKLDKRLDFKLHVFGEGPLEKPLKAAIARHHLENRFVMHGYWDKGSAGMLEQIQVLVHTDSVEPFGGALVEAQLSGRPVVAYRVGGNPDIVENGATGCLVPLGDINAFADGVHAIAEKSFADFSVAARERAIKCFSLAHMADQYVALFERVCAKN comes from the coding sequence ATGAACGTCCTGGTTTGGAACAGTTGGGTAGCTCCTCCGGTGGGTGGGATGGAGCGAATCGCGCTGGAGATTGCCCTCCAACTACATTCCCGCAAGCACACCGTAGTGCTCGTGGGAGCCTACGACAAGGCACCGGAACTGCGCGTAAAAATTCCCGCCGACATGCCGTACTATTTCTTCGACCTATATCGTAGCCGTATCAAACCTCACCTCGCCGCTGGCCGGTTGCTGGGACGGGTGATCCGGGATCACAAAATCGAAATCGTGTCCGCTCACGGATCCGTTTTCGCAAGCCATCAGGTCTGTCGCCGTCGCGGTATCCCCCACGTGTGGACAATCCACGGTGCGGAAGCGCGGCCTAATAGCCTCTTGGGCCGAATGAAGACCGCGGCACTGGCGCGCGTGCTTTATGACCCGCTCAGTCATGCGGTTGCCGTTTCGACTGCCACAGCCGAGATCATTCATCAGCAATTCCCCCGGCTGGACGCAGCCCATCTACATGTGATCAATAACGGCGCGCCGCACGAGGCGTCATTGCTGAAATTGCCGCTACCCCACGCGGGACCACCATGGCAACTGGGGTTCATTGGACGATTGGCAGAACGAAAACGTCCATTAGATCTGGTTGAGGTGGCCAGAAAACTTGACAAGCGGCTGGATTTCAAGCTGCATGTCTTCGGTGAGGGACCCTTGGAAAAACCACTGAAAGCTGCCATCGCTCGCCATCATCTGGAAAACCGATTCGTGATGCATGGCTACTGGGACAAGGGCAGCGCGGGCATGCTGGAACAGATTCAGGTGCTCGTGCATACCGACAGCGTCGAACCCTTCGGCGGCGCGCTGGTCGAGGCACAATTGAGTGGTCGCCCGGTCGTGGCCTACCGCGTCGGTGGCAATCCCGATATTGTCGAGAACGGCGCGACCGGATGCCTCGTGCCACTGGGCGACATCAATGCGTTTGCCGATGGTGTCCACGCCATTGCCGAGAAGAGTTTTGCCGATTTTTCGGTGGCAGCCCGTGAACGTGCCATAAAATGCTTTTCTTTGGCGCACATGGCAGACCAATATGTCGCGCTTTTCGAACGCGTATGCGCGAAAAACTAA